In Aeromicrobium wangtongii, the DNA window GGGAATTGCGACAGTCGGTCGGCCCGTCAGCGGCACCCGCGATTGACAGGCGCAAACGGCCAGCATCTAGCATGGGCGTGCCCTACTCAGCATTGACAGGAGCTAGTCGTGCGTTTTCGCATTCGACCAGTTGAAGCATCTTTTTACGATCTGTTCACCGAGATGGCGAACCACCTCGTGGAGGGTGCAAATCTGCTGGCGCAGATGCTCGACCCAGGAACCGACAAGAACGCTCTCGGTGACCTGATGCGAGAAGCAGAGCACCAAGCGGACGAGACGACCCACAAGATCATCAAGCGGGCCAACTCGACGTTCATCACGCCGTTCGACCGCGAGGACATCTACCGTCTCGCGAGCAGCCTCGACGACGTCATGGACTTCATGGAGGAGACCGTCGACCTCGTGGGCCTGTACGAGCTCGGCGAGCTGCCGGCCGACTTCGCCCCGCAGGTCGAGGTGCTCCAGCGTGCGACCCAGCTGACCGCCGAGGCCATGCCGCGTCTGCGGACGATGAAGGACCTCGACGAGTACTGGATCGAGATCAACCGCCTCGAGAACCAGGGCGACCGCTCCTACCGTCGCATCGTCGCCCACCTGTTCAGCGGCACGTACAAGTCGCTCGAGGTCCTGAAGCTCAAGGACGTCGTCGACTCGCTCGAGCACGCCATCGACGCGCTCGAGTCCGTTGCGAACACGGTGGAGCAGATCGCCGTCAAGGAGTCCTGAGCAGTGGATCTCGTTCTCGGCCTGGTCATCGCCACGGTCGTCATCGCACTGTTCTTCGACTACACCAACGGCTTCCACGACGCAGCCAACGCGATCGCCACCTCCGTGTCGACGCGTGCCCTGACGCCTCGCATCGCGCTGATGATGGCTGCGATCCTCAACTTCGTGGGGGCGCTGCTGGGCGTCGGTGTCGCCAAGACGATCAAGGAGATCCTCGTCGGCTTCGACGACATGAGCTCCGAACATGCCTTGACCGTGGTGATGAGTGCCCTGGTCGGGGCCATCACGTGGAATCTCATCACCTGGTACTTCGGCATCCCCTCGTCGTCCTCACACGCCCTGATCGGCGGCCTGATCGGCGTCGGCCTCGCGGCAGGCGTGACCGTCGACTGGGACAAGGTCGTCGACAAGGTCGTCATCCCGATGGTCATGAGCCCCGCGCTCGGCTTCGGTGGTGCATTCCTGGTGATGCTGACGATCATGTGGGTCTTCCGTCGAGCCAATCCGCACACCGTCAACCGTGGGTTCCGCCATTCGCAGACCGTCTCGGCGGCAGCACTGTCGCTCGGCCACGGCCTGCAGGACGCGCAGAAGACCATGGGCGTCATCGTCCTGGCGCTCGTCGCCGGCGGCTACGGCCCCACGGCCGGCGAGCGGGAGATCCCCGTCTGGGTCGTCTTCGCCGCCGCTGGCGCGATCTCCCTCGGCACGCTGTCGGGTGGCATGCGCATCATGCGCACGATGGGTCGCCGCATCATCGCGCTCGACCCACCGCGCGGATTCGCGGCCGAGTCCACGGCTGCTGTCGTCCTGTACGGCATGGCCATCGGCCTGCACGCCCCCGTCTCGACGACCCACACCATGACCTCGGCGGTCATGGGCGCCGGCGCGACCAAGCGGTTCAGCGCGGTGCGCTGGGGAGTGGCCCGCGGCATCGTCACCGCCTGGATCGTCACGATCCCGGCTGCAGCTGGTGTCGGTGCGCTCACGTACCTGCTGCTGCGCCTGGTCATCCCCGGCAACTGATCGCACCGGGCCTCGCCCCGATTCGTGCCACCCCGTCGCTCGACCCATGGTTGAGTAGCAGGGTGAGCCATGCCTCGGTCGTCATCATCGGCGGCGGGGCGATGGGGGTCAGCGCGGCCTACCACCTGGCCCGTGCTGGGGTGCGGGACGTCGTCCTGCTGGAGCGGGGCGCCCTGGGCGAGGGATCGACGTGCCGGGCGGCCGGGGGTGTGCGGGCGCAGTTCTCCGACGAGGTCAACATCCTGCTCGGGCACCGTAGCCTCGACACCTTCGAGAGGTTCGCCACGACCTTCCACCAGGAGATCGACCTGCACCAGGTGGGCTACTTGTTCTTGCTCGACACAGCCGAGAGCGTCACCACCTTCGAGGCGAACATCGCGCTGCAGAACTCGTTGGGGGTCTCGACCCACATGATCAGCCCGCGTGAGGCGCTGGCTCTGTCACCGGGCATCAGTACCGACGGCTTGCTGGCAGCCGCCTGGGCTCCCCGCGCCGGCCACTGCTCGCCTGAGTCGGTGGTGCTGGGCTACGCGACTGCGGCCCGACGGCTCGGGGCGCAGCTGGTCACGGGATGCGAGGTCACCGACATCGAGGTCGTCGACGGTGCGGTCGCCGCCGTCGTGACCGATCGCGGTCGCATCCATACCGACACCGTGGTCTGCGCCGCTGGTGCCTGGTCAGGCCAGGTGGGTTCGCTCGCAGGCGTCGACCTGCCGGTCACCCCGCTGCGCCGGCAGGTACTGATCACCGAGCCCGTGGCCTCGGTCAGTGCCACGACGCCCTTCACGATCGACTTCTCGACCAGCTACTACTTCCACCACGAGGGGAAGGGCCTGCTGCTCGGGATGTCCGACCCGGACGAGACACCCGGCTTCGAGCTCGGCCGCTCGGAGGCTTGGTTGCCGCGCCTCGGCGAGGCGATGGCCCGGCGCACACCCAGCTTCACTGAGGTCGGGATCAGGGGTGGATGGGCCGGGCTGTACGAGGTCACGCCCGACCACAATGCACTGATCGGCGAGGCGAACGGCGTCTCGCGTTTCCTGTACGCCACCGGGTTCTCGGGCCATGGGTTCTTGATGGCCCCGGCCGTCGGCGAGATCGTTCGCGATCTCTACCTGGGGACGCCGCCCGTCATCGACGTCAGCAGCCTTGACGTCGCCCGGTTCGACGCCGGCGCCGCGCGCCCCGAGACAACGATCGTCTGAGCGCGCCTACCCGAACCGGCCCTGGATGTAGGCCTCGGTGGCGGGCTCCTGCGGGTTGGAGAAGATCGTCTCGGTCCGTCCGGTCTCGATGAGGCGGCCGGGCTTGCCCACCCCGGAGAGGTTGAAGAACGCCGTCTCGTCGGAGACGCGGGCGGCCTGCTGCATGTTGTGCGTGACGA includes these proteins:
- a CDS encoding DUF47 domain-containing protein — translated: MRFRIRPVEASFYDLFTEMANHLVEGANLLAQMLDPGTDKNALGDLMREAEHQADETTHKIIKRANSTFITPFDREDIYRLASSLDDVMDFMEETVDLVGLYELGELPADFAPQVEVLQRATQLTAEAMPRLRTMKDLDEYWIEINRLENQGDRSYRRIVAHLFSGTYKSLEVLKLKDVVDSLEHAIDALESVANTVEQIAVKES
- a CDS encoding inorganic phosphate transporter, whose product is MDLVLGLVIATVVIALFFDYTNGFHDAANAIATSVSTRALTPRIALMMAAILNFVGALLGVGVAKTIKEILVGFDDMSSEHALTVVMSALVGAITWNLITWYFGIPSSSSHALIGGLIGVGLAAGVTVDWDKVVDKVVIPMVMSPALGFGGAFLVMLTIMWVFRRANPHTVNRGFRHSQTVSAAALSLGHGLQDAQKTMGVIVLALVAGGYGPTAGEREIPVWVVFAAAGAISLGTLSGGMRIMRTMGRRIIALDPPRGFAAESTAAVVLYGMAIGLHAPVSTTHTMTSAVMGAGATKRFSAVRWGVARGIVTAWIVTIPAAAGVGALTYLLLRLVIPGN
- a CDS encoding NAD(P)/FAD-dependent oxidoreductase translates to MSHASVVIIGGGAMGVSAAYHLARAGVRDVVLLERGALGEGSTCRAAGGVRAQFSDEVNILLGHRSLDTFERFATTFHQEIDLHQVGYLFLLDTAESVTTFEANIALQNSLGVSTHMISPREALALSPGISTDGLLAAAWAPRAGHCSPESVVLGYATAARRLGAQLVTGCEVTDIEVVDGAVAAVVTDRGRIHTDTVVCAAGAWSGQVGSLAGVDLPVTPLRRQVLITEPVASVSATTPFTIDFSTSYYFHHEGKGLLLGMSDPDETPGFELGRSEAWLPRLGEAMARRTPSFTEVGIRGGWAGLYEVTPDHNALIGEANGVSRFLYATGFSGHGFLMAPAVGEIVRDLYLGTPPVIDVSSLDVARFDAGAARPETTIV